The Astatotilapia calliptera chromosome 2, fAstCal1.2, whole genome shotgun sequence genome includes a window with the following:
- the LOC113007858 gene encoding proto-oncogene DBL isoform X7: MGPASLQEDRELRKESKEEMESYRCLLQAGSQLESTLQQVTVPVSMKEVGGYIEKQVAYLSGGRGEDSSVIITLPECSAFSDIPEEALTKVFTYLTLIPRTRQPGVKFIIILDRRLDTWASIKTALARIAASFPGNLHLVLVLRPTSFFHRTVTDIGFRFSQEDFMLKMPVVMLSSVTDLLRYIDENQLTSEFGGTLDYCHSDWIVLRTAIESFAVTVKDIAQMLQGFGTELAETELPEEAKAIEYLLELHTDKYRKLKDAIRSVSKEGRHLLSSLETTAKEDDSQWDVKLDWETVQRLLAQLRDMESAFDGFFEKHHLKLHQYLQLLRYEQSFQEMELCLEHLTAQERELCISANSLAETEQALKRLNNLESNAQEVTARAQIIILHGHQLSAGHHYAMALIMQRCNELRHYCDTLTAALKSKHTRLLQTHQMLLCLGQAQTWCDDAAYLLANQLVDKFQSKEGAQAALRDIEKLLEGAPSMLSSGLDIVTAEYEAVITPHFQAQIGKMFEKHAAVQQMIQNRQACLRKLADKHVRPVQLVAPRPENTPRSKSPLFSPKHGDGLKFTFDLSLPGKRASRKVPNSRKIEVMHDYQESRSCVSYSLDGDDSPDLLKRHVMRELIETERIYVEELLSVLLGYRAEMDNPALSGVLPPILRSKRDILFGNMPEIYNFHSRVFLQDLEGCLEAPEAVGACFLERKESFQMYESYCQNKLRSEALWRQFSDCGFFLECQKKLEHKLGLDSYLLKPIQRLTKYQLLLKELIKYSTDCEGTSELQGALAAMLDLLKSVNDSMHQIAITGYEGDICELGRVLMQGSFSVWISHKKGPTRMKEMARFKPMQRHLFLYERALLLCKRREEHGDGCDKTPSYSFKHCLKMTAVGITENVKGDVKKFEIWYSGREEVYVVQAPTVEVKMAWLNELRRILTNQQKMLRDEAYQHGHIVDHMPLSPPLSESKQQRASVSSEETESGRSSPDPQPHSPKHQHNRRSWPGAPHSVDICEGLEEWPGGRDPFHPSDTEEEVLVQLSPGRYRVLADCLQNGPDSIIIKRGDVIQLQCEDNRGRWLVKNVTLQQEGFLPAATLQLIIGGSRHENSSRLGDPGNLKVRKLSSP; this comes from the exons ATGGGCCCAGCCTCACTGCAGGAGGACAGAGAGCTGAGGAAAGAGTCcaaggaggagatggagagcTACCGCTGCCTTCTACAGGCAGGCTCCCAGCTAGAGAGCACTCTGCAGC AGGTGACTGTGCCTGTGAGCATGAAGGAAGTGGGAGGCTATATAGAGAAACAGGTAGCATACCTGTCAG GGGGCCGTGGGGAAGACTCCAGCGTTATCATCACTCTCCCAGAATGCTCAGCTTTCAGTGACATTCCAGAGGAAGCTCTAACCAAAGTTTTTACCTACCTCACTCTCATCCCTCG AACGAGGCAACCTGGAGTCaaatttatcattattttagACCGAAGGCTGGACACTTGGGCATCTATCAAAACGGCGCTTGCCAGGATAGCA GCTTCCTTTCCTGGGAACCTCCACCTGGTCTTGGTGCTCCGACCTACCAGCTTCTTCCACCGTACTGTTACTGATATAGGCTTCCGCTTCAGCCAGGAGGACTTCATGCTCAAAATGCCA GTGGTGATGCTGAGTTCTGTCACAGACCTGCTGCGCTACATTGATGAGAACCAGCTGACGTCAGAGTTTGGAGGCACTCTGGACTACTGTCACAGTGACTGGATTGTTTTGCGGACG GCCATTGAAAGTTTCGCTGTAACAGTCAAAGACATTGCACAGATGCTACAGGGCTTTGGTACTGAGCTGGCAGAGACGGAGCTGCCTGAAGAGGCGAAAGCCATAGAGTATCTCCTCGAGTTGCACACGGACAAGTACAGAAAACTGAAA GATGCAATCAGGTCGGTGTCAAAGGAGGGTCGTCATCTTCTCTCCAGCCTGGAGACCACTGCGAAGGAGGATGACTCCCAGTGGGACGTGAAGCTGGACTGGGAGACTGTGCAAAG GCTTCTCGCCCAGCTCAGAGACATGGAGTCTGCCTTTGACGGCTTTTTTGAGAAGCATCATCTAAAGCTCCATCAGTATCTCCAGTTGCTCAGATATGAGCAAAGCTTTCAGGAG atgGAGTTATGTCTAGAGCATCTCACAGCTCAGGAGAGGGAACTATGCATATCTGCGAACAGTCTGGCTGAAACAGAACAGGCCCTCAAAAGGCTGAACAATCTAGAGTCCAATGCACAG GAGGTGACAGCTCGGGCCCAGATAATCATCCTTCATGGACACCAGCTATCAGCTGGTCACCACTATGCCATGGCTCTCATCATGCAACGCTGCAATGAGCTTCGTCACTACTGTGATACACTCACTGCTGCTCTCAAGTCCAAACACACTCGTCTTCTGCAAACACACCAGATGCTGCTTTGTCTTGGGCAG GCCCAGACTTGGTGTGATGATGCGGCATATCTACTGGCCAATCAGCTAGTAGATAAGTTTCAGTCTAAGGAGGGGGCCCAGGCTGCTCTGAGGGACATTGAGAAGCTCTTGGAAGGGGCTCCGTCTATGCTGAGCTCAGGACTTGACATTGTAACCGCTGAATATGAGGCTGTTATTACACCTCATTTTCAA GCCCAGATTGGGAAAATGTTTGAGAAGCACGCAGCAGTACAGCAGATGATCCAGAATCGACAGGCTTGTCTAAGGAAGCTGGCTGATAAACACGTACGACCGGTCCAACTGGTGGCCCCCAGGCCTGAAAACACACCACGATCCAAGTCTCCGCTCTTCTCTCCAAAACATG GTGATGGATTGAAGTTCACATTCGATCTTTCTCTGCCTGGGAAAAGAGCATCGAGAAAGGTCCCCAACTCTCGAAAA ATAGAGGTGATGCACGACTACCAGGAGAGCCGGAGCTGTGTGTCGTACAGTCTGGATGGAGACGACAGCCCAGATCTCTTGAagcg TCATGTAATGAGGGAACTCATAGAAACTGAAAGAATCTATGTGGAAgagctgctgtcagtgttactg GGTTACAGGGCTGAAATGGACAACCCAGCTCTGTCGGGGGTCCTGCCCCCAATACTTCGCAGTAAGAGAGACATTCTCTTTGGAAACATGCCAGAGATTTACAATTTTCACAGCAG AGTTTTCCTTCAGGACCTGGAAGGATGCCTGGAGGCTCCTGAAGCTGTGGGAGCGTGTTTTCTGGAGCGG AAAGAAAGCTTCCAAATGTACGAAAGCTACTGTCAGAATAAACTACGCTCAGAGGCACTGTGGAGACAATTCTCAGATTGCGGCTTCTTTTTG GAGTGTCAAAAAAagctggagcacaaactgggccTGGATTCCTATCTGTTGAAACCTATCCAGCGCCTCACAAAATACCAGCTGCTGCTGAAG GAGCTGATAAAATATAGCACAGACTGTGAGGGCACCTCTGAACTCCAGGGGGCACTAGCAGCCATGCTGGACCTTCTCAAATCAGTCAATGACTCCATGCACCAGATTGCAATCACAGGATATGAG GGTGATATTTGTGAGCTGGGCCGTGTGCTGATGCAGGGATCCTTCAGTGTGTGGATCAGCCATAAAAAGGGCCCCACTCGCATGAAGGAGATGGCTCGTTTCAAGCCAATGCAGCGGCACCTCTTCTTGTACGAGAGAGCTCTACTTTTATGCAAGCGAAGGGAGGAGCATGGAGATGGCTGTGACAAGACCCCTTCATACAGCTTCAAGCATTGCCTCAAG ATGACTGCTGTGGGGATCACAGAAAATGTCAAGGGAGATGTGAAGAAGTTTGAGATCTGGTACAGTGGCAGGGAGGAAGTGTATGTGGTTCAG gCTCCTACAGTGGAGGTGAAGATGGCCTGGCTCAATGAGCTCCGTAGAATCCTGACTAACCAGCAGAAGATGCTTAGAG ATGAAGCATATCAACACGGCCACATCGTTGACCATATGCCACTTTCTCCACCACTCTCTGAGAG CAAACAGCAGAGGGCATCAGTGAGTTCAGAGGAGACAGAGTCTGGGAGGAGCAGTCCAGACCCCCAGCCCCACTCCCCGAAACACCAGCACAACCGTAGGA GCTGGCCAGGAGCTCCTCACTCCGTAGACATCTGCGAGGGTCTGGAGGAGTGGCCTGGAGGTCGCGACCCCTTCCATCcatctgacacagaggaggaggtttTGGTGCAACTG TCTCCAGGCAGATACAGGGTTTTGGCTGACTGTCTCCAAAATGGAccagacagcatcatcatcaaACGTGGAGACGTCATCCAACTACAATGTGAAGACAACAGGGGGCGCTG GCTGGTGAAAAATGTGACTCTGCAACAAGAGGGCTTCTTACCAGCTGCCACCCTGCAGCTGATTATAGGAGGCAGCAGGCACGAAAACTCCTCCAGACTAGGGG ACCcaggaaacctgaaggtgagAAAGCTCAGCTCCCCATAG
- the LOC113007858 gene encoding proto-oncogene DBL isoform X8, translating to MASNTMADCFYRRRMPKIRRSPASFPGNLHLVLVLRPTSFFHRTVTDIGFRFSQEDFMLKMPVVMLSSVTDLLRYIDENQLTSEFGGTLDYCHSDWIVLRTAIESFAVTVKDIAQMLQGFGTELAETELPEEAKAIEYLLELHTDKYRKLKDAIRSVSKEGRHLLSSLETTAKEDDSQWDVKLDWETVQRLLAQLRDMESAFDGFFEKHHLKLHQYLQLLRYEQSFQEMELCLEHLTAQERELCISANSLAETEQALKRLNNLESNAQEVTARAQIIILHGHQLSAGHHYAMALIMQRCNELRHYCDTLTAALKSKHTRLLQTHQMLLCLGQAQTWCDDAAYLLANQLVDKFQSKEGAQAALRDIEKLLEGAPSMLSSGLDIVTAEYEAVITPHFQAQIGKMFEKHAAVQQMIQNRQACLRKLADKHVRPVQLVAPRPENTPRSKSPLFSPKHGDGLKFTFDLSLPGKRASRKVPNSRKIEVMHDYQESRSCVSYSLDGDDSPDLLKRHVMRELIETERIYVEELLSVLLGYRAEMDNPALSGVLPPILRSKRDILFGNMPEIYNFHSRVFLQDLEGCLEAPEAVGACFLERKESFQMYESYCQNKLRSEALWRQFSDCGFFLECQKKLEHKLGLDSYLLKPIQRLTKYQLLLKELIKYSTDCEGTSELQGALAAMLDLLKSVNDSMHQIAITGYEGDICELGRVLMQGSFSVWISHKKGPTRMKEMARFKPMQRHLFLYERALLLCKRREEHGDGCDKTPSYSFKHCLKMTAVGITENVKGDVKKFEIWYSGREEVYVVQAPTVEVKMAWLNELRRILTNQQKMLRDEAYQHGHIVDHMPLSPPLSESKQQRASVSSEETESGRSSPDPQPHSPKHQHNRRSWPGAPHSVDICEGLEEWPGGRDPFHPSDTEEEVLVQLSPGRYRVLADCLQNGPDSIIIKRGDVIQLQCEDNRGRWLVKNVTLQQEGFLPAATLQLIIGGSRHENSSRLGDPGNLKVRKLSSP from the exons ATGGCTTCCAATACCATGGCCGATTGCTTTTACCGGCGACGAATGCCGAAGATCCGGAGGAGCCCG GCTTCCTTTCCTGGGAACCTCCACCTGGTCTTGGTGCTCCGACCTACCAGCTTCTTCCACCGTACTGTTACTGATATAGGCTTCCGCTTCAGCCAGGAGGACTTCATGCTCAAAATGCCA GTGGTGATGCTGAGTTCTGTCACAGACCTGCTGCGCTACATTGATGAGAACCAGCTGACGTCAGAGTTTGGAGGCACTCTGGACTACTGTCACAGTGACTGGATTGTTTTGCGGACG GCCATTGAAAGTTTCGCTGTAACAGTCAAAGACATTGCACAGATGCTACAGGGCTTTGGTACTGAGCTGGCAGAGACGGAGCTGCCTGAAGAGGCGAAAGCCATAGAGTATCTCCTCGAGTTGCACACGGACAAGTACAGAAAACTGAAA GATGCAATCAGGTCGGTGTCAAAGGAGGGTCGTCATCTTCTCTCCAGCCTGGAGACCACTGCGAAGGAGGATGACTCCCAGTGGGACGTGAAGCTGGACTGGGAGACTGTGCAAAG GCTTCTCGCCCAGCTCAGAGACATGGAGTCTGCCTTTGACGGCTTTTTTGAGAAGCATCATCTAAAGCTCCATCAGTATCTCCAGTTGCTCAGATATGAGCAAAGCTTTCAGGAG atgGAGTTATGTCTAGAGCATCTCACAGCTCAGGAGAGGGAACTATGCATATCTGCGAACAGTCTGGCTGAAACAGAACAGGCCCTCAAAAGGCTGAACAATCTAGAGTCCAATGCACAG GAGGTGACAGCTCGGGCCCAGATAATCATCCTTCATGGACACCAGCTATCAGCTGGTCACCACTATGCCATGGCTCTCATCATGCAACGCTGCAATGAGCTTCGTCACTACTGTGATACACTCACTGCTGCTCTCAAGTCCAAACACACTCGTCTTCTGCAAACACACCAGATGCTGCTTTGTCTTGGGCAG GCCCAGACTTGGTGTGATGATGCGGCATATCTACTGGCCAATCAGCTAGTAGATAAGTTTCAGTCTAAGGAGGGGGCCCAGGCTGCTCTGAGGGACATTGAGAAGCTCTTGGAAGGGGCTCCGTCTATGCTGAGCTCAGGACTTGACATTGTAACCGCTGAATATGAGGCTGTTATTACACCTCATTTTCAA GCCCAGATTGGGAAAATGTTTGAGAAGCACGCAGCAGTACAGCAGATGATCCAGAATCGACAGGCTTGTCTAAGGAAGCTGGCTGATAAACACGTACGACCGGTCCAACTGGTGGCCCCCAGGCCTGAAAACACACCACGATCCAAGTCTCCGCTCTTCTCTCCAAAACATG GTGATGGATTGAAGTTCACATTCGATCTTTCTCTGCCTGGGAAAAGAGCATCGAGAAAGGTCCCCAACTCTCGAAAA ATAGAGGTGATGCACGACTACCAGGAGAGCCGGAGCTGTGTGTCGTACAGTCTGGATGGAGACGACAGCCCAGATCTCTTGAagcg TCATGTAATGAGGGAACTCATAGAAACTGAAAGAATCTATGTGGAAgagctgctgtcagtgttactg GGTTACAGGGCTGAAATGGACAACCCAGCTCTGTCGGGGGTCCTGCCCCCAATACTTCGCAGTAAGAGAGACATTCTCTTTGGAAACATGCCAGAGATTTACAATTTTCACAGCAG AGTTTTCCTTCAGGACCTGGAAGGATGCCTGGAGGCTCCTGAAGCTGTGGGAGCGTGTTTTCTGGAGCGG AAAGAAAGCTTCCAAATGTACGAAAGCTACTGTCAGAATAAACTACGCTCAGAGGCACTGTGGAGACAATTCTCAGATTGCGGCTTCTTTTTG GAGTGTCAAAAAAagctggagcacaaactgggccTGGATTCCTATCTGTTGAAACCTATCCAGCGCCTCACAAAATACCAGCTGCTGCTGAAG GAGCTGATAAAATATAGCACAGACTGTGAGGGCACCTCTGAACTCCAGGGGGCACTAGCAGCCATGCTGGACCTTCTCAAATCAGTCAATGACTCCATGCACCAGATTGCAATCACAGGATATGAG GGTGATATTTGTGAGCTGGGCCGTGTGCTGATGCAGGGATCCTTCAGTGTGTGGATCAGCCATAAAAAGGGCCCCACTCGCATGAAGGAGATGGCTCGTTTCAAGCCAATGCAGCGGCACCTCTTCTTGTACGAGAGAGCTCTACTTTTATGCAAGCGAAGGGAGGAGCATGGAGATGGCTGTGACAAGACCCCTTCATACAGCTTCAAGCATTGCCTCAAG ATGACTGCTGTGGGGATCACAGAAAATGTCAAGGGAGATGTGAAGAAGTTTGAGATCTGGTACAGTGGCAGGGAGGAAGTGTATGTGGTTCAG gCTCCTACAGTGGAGGTGAAGATGGCCTGGCTCAATGAGCTCCGTAGAATCCTGACTAACCAGCAGAAGATGCTTAGAG ATGAAGCATATCAACACGGCCACATCGTTGACCATATGCCACTTTCTCCACCACTCTCTGAGAG CAAACAGCAGAGGGCATCAGTGAGTTCAGAGGAGACAGAGTCTGGGAGGAGCAGTCCAGACCCCCAGCCCCACTCCCCGAAACACCAGCACAACCGTAGGA GCTGGCCAGGAGCTCCTCACTCCGTAGACATCTGCGAGGGTCTGGAGGAGTGGCCTGGAGGTCGCGACCCCTTCCATCcatctgacacagaggaggaggtttTGGTGCAACTG TCTCCAGGCAGATACAGGGTTTTGGCTGACTGTCTCCAAAATGGAccagacagcatcatcatcaaACGTGGAGACGTCATCCAACTACAATGTGAAGACAACAGGGGGCGCTG GCTGGTGAAAAATGTGACTCTGCAACAAGAGGGCTTCTTACCAGCTGCCACCCTGCAGCTGATTATAGGAGGCAGCAGGCACGAAAACTCCTCCAGACTAGGGG ACCcaggaaacctgaaggtgagAAAGCTCAGCTCCCCATAG
- the LOC113007858 gene encoding proto-oncogene DBL isoform X9, producing the protein MLSSVTDLLRYIDENQLTSEFGGTLDYCHSDWIVLRTAIESFAVTVKDIAQMLQGFGTELAETELPEEAKAIEYLLELHTDKYRKLKDAIRSVSKEGRHLLSSLETTAKEDDSQWDVKLDWETVQRLLAQLRDMESAFDGFFEKHHLKLHQYLQLLRYEQSFQEMELCLEHLTAQERELCISANSLAETEQALKRLNNLESNAQEVTARAQIIILHGHQLSAGHHYAMALIMQRCNELRHYCDTLTAALKSKHTRLLQTHQMLLCLGQAQTWCDDAAYLLANQLVDKFQSKEGAQAALRDIEKLLEGAPSMLSSGLDIVTAEYEAVITPHFQAQIGKMFEKHAAVQQMIQNRQACLRKLADKHVRPVQLVAPRPENTPRSKSPLFSPKHGDGLKFTFDLSLPGKRASRKVPNSRKIEVMHDYQESRSCVSYSLDGDDSPDLLKRHVMRELIETERIYVEELLSVLLGYRAEMDNPALSGVLPPILRSKRDILFGNMPEIYNFHSRVFLQDLEGCLEAPEAVGACFLERKESFQMYESYCQNKLRSEALWRQFSDCGFFLECQKKLEHKLGLDSYLLKPIQRLTKYQLLLKELIKYSTDCEGTSELQGALAAMLDLLKSVNDSMHQIAITGYEGDICELGRVLMQGSFSVWISHKKGPTRMKEMARFKPMQRHLFLYERALLLCKRREEHGDGCDKTPSYSFKHCLKMTAVGITENVKGDVKKFEIWYSGREEVYVVQAPTVEVKMAWLNELRRILTNQQKMLRDEAYQHGHIVDHMPLSPPLSESKQQRASVSSEETESGRSSPDPQPHSPKHQHNRRSWPGAPHSVDICEGLEEWPGGRDPFHPSDTEEEVLVQLSPGRYRVLADCLQNGPDSIIIKRGDVIQLQCEDNRGRWLVKNVTLQQEGFLPAATLQLIIGGSRHENSSRLGDPGNLKVRKLSSP; encoded by the exons ATGCTGAGTTCTGTCACAGACCTGCTGCGCTACATTGATGAGAACCAGCTGACGTCAGAGTTTGGAGGCACTCTGGACTACTGTCACAGTGACTGGATTGTTTTGCGGACG GCCATTGAAAGTTTCGCTGTAACAGTCAAAGACATTGCACAGATGCTACAGGGCTTTGGTACTGAGCTGGCAGAGACGGAGCTGCCTGAAGAGGCGAAAGCCATAGAGTATCTCCTCGAGTTGCACACGGACAAGTACAGAAAACTGAAA GATGCAATCAGGTCGGTGTCAAAGGAGGGTCGTCATCTTCTCTCCAGCCTGGAGACCACTGCGAAGGAGGATGACTCCCAGTGGGACGTGAAGCTGGACTGGGAGACTGTGCAAAG GCTTCTCGCCCAGCTCAGAGACATGGAGTCTGCCTTTGACGGCTTTTTTGAGAAGCATCATCTAAAGCTCCATCAGTATCTCCAGTTGCTCAGATATGAGCAAAGCTTTCAGGAG atgGAGTTATGTCTAGAGCATCTCACAGCTCAGGAGAGGGAACTATGCATATCTGCGAACAGTCTGGCTGAAACAGAACAGGCCCTCAAAAGGCTGAACAATCTAGAGTCCAATGCACAG GAGGTGACAGCTCGGGCCCAGATAATCATCCTTCATGGACACCAGCTATCAGCTGGTCACCACTATGCCATGGCTCTCATCATGCAACGCTGCAATGAGCTTCGTCACTACTGTGATACACTCACTGCTGCTCTCAAGTCCAAACACACTCGTCTTCTGCAAACACACCAGATGCTGCTTTGTCTTGGGCAG GCCCAGACTTGGTGTGATGATGCGGCATATCTACTGGCCAATCAGCTAGTAGATAAGTTTCAGTCTAAGGAGGGGGCCCAGGCTGCTCTGAGGGACATTGAGAAGCTCTTGGAAGGGGCTCCGTCTATGCTGAGCTCAGGACTTGACATTGTAACCGCTGAATATGAGGCTGTTATTACACCTCATTTTCAA GCCCAGATTGGGAAAATGTTTGAGAAGCACGCAGCAGTACAGCAGATGATCCAGAATCGACAGGCTTGTCTAAGGAAGCTGGCTGATAAACACGTACGACCGGTCCAACTGGTGGCCCCCAGGCCTGAAAACACACCACGATCCAAGTCTCCGCTCTTCTCTCCAAAACATG GTGATGGATTGAAGTTCACATTCGATCTTTCTCTGCCTGGGAAAAGAGCATCGAGAAAGGTCCCCAACTCTCGAAAA ATAGAGGTGATGCACGACTACCAGGAGAGCCGGAGCTGTGTGTCGTACAGTCTGGATGGAGACGACAGCCCAGATCTCTTGAagcg TCATGTAATGAGGGAACTCATAGAAACTGAAAGAATCTATGTGGAAgagctgctgtcagtgttactg GGTTACAGGGCTGAAATGGACAACCCAGCTCTGTCGGGGGTCCTGCCCCCAATACTTCGCAGTAAGAGAGACATTCTCTTTGGAAACATGCCAGAGATTTACAATTTTCACAGCAG AGTTTTCCTTCAGGACCTGGAAGGATGCCTGGAGGCTCCTGAAGCTGTGGGAGCGTGTTTTCTGGAGCGG AAAGAAAGCTTCCAAATGTACGAAAGCTACTGTCAGAATAAACTACGCTCAGAGGCACTGTGGAGACAATTCTCAGATTGCGGCTTCTTTTTG GAGTGTCAAAAAAagctggagcacaaactgggccTGGATTCCTATCTGTTGAAACCTATCCAGCGCCTCACAAAATACCAGCTGCTGCTGAAG GAGCTGATAAAATATAGCACAGACTGTGAGGGCACCTCTGAACTCCAGGGGGCACTAGCAGCCATGCTGGACCTTCTCAAATCAGTCAATGACTCCATGCACCAGATTGCAATCACAGGATATGAG GGTGATATTTGTGAGCTGGGCCGTGTGCTGATGCAGGGATCCTTCAGTGTGTGGATCAGCCATAAAAAGGGCCCCACTCGCATGAAGGAGATGGCTCGTTTCAAGCCAATGCAGCGGCACCTCTTCTTGTACGAGAGAGCTCTACTTTTATGCAAGCGAAGGGAGGAGCATGGAGATGGCTGTGACAAGACCCCTTCATACAGCTTCAAGCATTGCCTCAAG ATGACTGCTGTGGGGATCACAGAAAATGTCAAGGGAGATGTGAAGAAGTTTGAGATCTGGTACAGTGGCAGGGAGGAAGTGTATGTGGTTCAG gCTCCTACAGTGGAGGTGAAGATGGCCTGGCTCAATGAGCTCCGTAGAATCCTGACTAACCAGCAGAAGATGCTTAGAG ATGAAGCATATCAACACGGCCACATCGTTGACCATATGCCACTTTCTCCACCACTCTCTGAGAG CAAACAGCAGAGGGCATCAGTGAGTTCAGAGGAGACAGAGTCTGGGAGGAGCAGTCCAGACCCCCAGCCCCACTCCCCGAAACACCAGCACAACCGTAGGA GCTGGCCAGGAGCTCCTCACTCCGTAGACATCTGCGAGGGTCTGGAGGAGTGGCCTGGAGGTCGCGACCCCTTCCATCcatctgacacagaggaggaggtttTGGTGCAACTG TCTCCAGGCAGATACAGGGTTTTGGCTGACTGTCTCCAAAATGGAccagacagcatcatcatcaaACGTGGAGACGTCATCCAACTACAATGTGAAGACAACAGGGGGCGCTG GCTGGTGAAAAATGTGACTCTGCAACAAGAGGGCTTCTTACCAGCTGCCACCCTGCAGCTGATTATAGGAGGCAGCAGGCACGAAAACTCCTCCAGACTAGGGG ACCcaggaaacctgaaggtgagAAAGCTCAGCTCCCCATAG